The following proteins come from a genomic window of Corynebacterium crudilactis:
- a CDS encoding 2Fe-2S iron-sulfur cluster-binding protein has product MAEHTHKIDGESYEFAWSPTHTLLDALLHADLPARYSCMEGHCGTCQCSLTGGPSHMLNNEVLSEYEITAENQVLACQTIRDAAGPYHCSFDD; this is encoded by the coding sequence ATGGCCGAGCACACGCACAAGATTGATGGCGAGAGCTACGAGTTTGCGTGGTCACCCACGCATACGCTTCTCGACGCTCTCCTCCACGCCGATTTACCCGCCCGCTATTCCTGCATGGAGGGGCATTGTGGAACGTGCCAATGTAGTTTGACCGGCGGACCTTCTCATATGCTCAACAACGAAGTTCTGAGTGAGTATGAGATCACCGCCGAAAACCAGGTATTGGCCTGCCAAACAATTCGTGATGCGGCAGGCCCGTACCACTGTTCTTTTGATGATTAG
- a CDS encoding alanine/glycine:cation symporter family protein — translation MDILETFFTNVINDNLWMILPFLLVAAGLYFGGRTMLVQIRMIPEMFKAVVEKPAKEGEFADKQDISAFKAFTISAASRVGTANVAGVALAITLGGPGAVFWMWIIALVGGATSFIESTLGQLWKVKDGDSYRGGPAYYMTLGLNARWLAVVFGVAITLTFGFVYNALQSNAVVEAITVSLGTPSTTAKALVGLGMAALSALVIFGGVQRIANVTQWMVPFMAGAYIIVGVLVIVINIEQVPAMINDIIAGAFGFRPVATASVWGAFWLAFMNGMRRGLFSNEAGEGSVPNAAATATVSHPVKQGLVQTLGVYFDTLLVCSITAFIILLSGVEYATGEIQSSSLTQAALANVVGDWGIHFITAVMFFLAFSSVLGNYYLAQSNIQYFTDSKTVMTIFRLLVLASVFFGAISSVPLIWALGDTFAGIMVLINLAAIIPLGGVAVKLLRNYTIQKKAGLDPVFHRDMLPEVRNIACWNGKDAATANYQEAMDVINKS, via the coding sequence ATGGATATATTGGAGACATTCTTCACCAATGTCATTAATGACAATTTGTGGATGATCTTGCCCTTCCTGCTTGTTGCTGCTGGCCTTTATTTTGGCGGGCGAACGATGCTGGTTCAGATTCGGATGATCCCGGAAATGTTCAAGGCTGTCGTCGAAAAGCCAGCTAAGGAAGGTGAATTCGCAGATAAGCAGGATATTTCTGCGTTTAAGGCCTTTACTATTTCGGCGGCTTCACGTGTGGGTACAGCAAATGTTGCTGGTGTTGCTTTGGCTATTACGCTTGGCGGCCCTGGTGCGGTGTTCTGGATGTGGATCATTGCGCTCGTGGGTGGAGCAACATCGTTTATCGAGTCAACACTTGGACAGCTGTGGAAAGTAAAGGATGGCGATAGCTATCGTGGTGGACCTGCGTACTACATGACACTGGGTCTCAATGCCCGGTGGCTTGCGGTAGTCTTTGGCGTCGCTATCACGTTGACCTTTGGTTTTGTCTACAATGCGTTGCAGTCCAACGCAGTTGTTGAGGCCATCACGGTATCGCTTGGTACCCCATCCACCACTGCAAAGGCACTGGTTGGATTGGGCATGGCTGCACTTTCTGCCTTGGTGATTTTTGGTGGTGTGCAGCGCATCGCGAATGTCACTCAGTGGATGGTGCCATTCATGGCGGGTGCCTACATTATCGTTGGCGTGCTGGTCATTGTGATCAACATTGAGCAGGTCCCTGCGATGATCAATGACATCATTGCTGGTGCTTTCGGTTTCCGTCCGGTTGCCACTGCTTCTGTATGGGGCGCATTCTGGTTGGCGTTCATGAATGGTATGCGCCGCGGTTTGTTCTCTAATGAGGCTGGCGAAGGATCTGTGCCGAATGCTGCTGCAACTGCAACAGTGTCCCACCCCGTCAAGCAGGGTCTAGTGCAGACTTTGGGCGTATATTTCGACACACTGCTAGTTTGTAGCATAACTGCTTTTATTATTTTGCTCTCCGGCGTGGAATACGCAACGGGAGAAATTCAATCTTCTTCATTAACACAGGCAGCACTAGCTAATGTGGTTGGCGATTGGGGCATTCACTTTATTACTGCAGTGATGTTCTTCCTGGCATTTTCTTCCGTACTGGGAAATTACTACTTGGCGCAGTCAAATATTCAATACTTTACTGATTCCAAGACTGTGATGACTATTTTCCGCCTTTTGGTCTTGGCCAGCGTGTTCTTTGGTGCGATTTCCTCAGTGCCATTGATTTGGGCACTGGGCGATACTTTCGCAGGCATCATGGTGCTTATCAACCTGGCAGCAATCATCCCACTGGGTGGAGTCGCAGTGAAACTGCTGCGGAATTACACCATCCAAAAGAAGGCTGGATTGGATCCTGTCTTCCACCGCGACATGCTGCCAGAAGTCCGCAATATTGCGTGCTGGAACGGCAAAGATGCAGCAACAGCAAATTATCAAGAAGCGATGGATGTCATTAACAAGAGCTAA
- a CDS encoding type IV toxin-antitoxin system AbiEi family antitoxin domain-containing protein: MGKKRRVWTAKELIENNFSRRKISKMVQEGKIFRILHGVYSLDPLSGEVAWAAVKLIRPHAVLDGKSAVEVYQGKPLSLPLRVRVNTSNVLRGSRKVVVAGRSQRMRSTIERGFRVVSLVDAAATCLDDGNVDRSELRKVVEMKYKSGHGVKQLEWDLKRLKTRKRGRLQEFLDDCIYGSDSGLERKLIHELRNAGFKTRQNVTIDGYRWDIQVVGVALIDVDSRKYHQANYRNFIIDRWKSNEALVQGHVPLRFTDDCVNYAEKDIIKLVRQVAEFRKKHPRSRVKTPGVGPVFRWHNALVLP, from the coding sequence ATGGGGAAAAAACGGCGAGTGTGGACGGCGAAAGAATTGATCGAGAATAACTTTTCGAGGCGCAAGATCAGCAAGATGGTGCAGGAAGGGAAGATTTTTCGGATTTTGCACGGGGTGTATTCGTTGGATCCACTTTCGGGGGAGGTGGCGTGGGCTGCGGTGAAATTGATTAGGCCACATGCAGTGTTGGATGGGAAATCGGCGGTGGAGGTTTATCAGGGGAAGCCGTTGTCGCTGCCATTGCGGGTGCGGGTGAATACGTCGAATGTGTTGCGTGGTTCGCGAAAAGTCGTGGTGGCGGGGAGATCGCAACGGATGAGGTCCACGATTGAGCGTGGATTTCGGGTGGTGTCTTTGGTGGATGCTGCTGCAACGTGTCTTGATGACGGTAACGTTGACCGCTCTGAGCTGCGAAAAGTGGTGGAGATGAAATATAAATCGGGGCATGGGGTGAAGCAGTTGGAGTGGGATCTGAAGAGGCTAAAGACGCGGAAACGGGGGAGGTTGCAGGAGTTTTTGGATGATTGCATTTATGGATCGGATAGCGGTCTGGAGCGGAAATTGATCCATGAGCTGCGCAATGCTGGGTTTAAGACGAGGCAGAATGTGACGATTGATGGGTATCGCTGGGATATTCAGGTGGTGGGGGTCGCGCTGATTGATGTGGATAGTCGGAAATATCATCAGGCGAATTACCGGAATTTCATTATCGATCGCTGGAAGAGCAACGAAGCACTAGTGCAGGGGCATGTGCCGTTGCGGTTTACGGATGATTGCGTGAATTACGCGGAGAAAGACATCATCAAGTTGGTGAGACAGGTGGCGGAGTTTCGGAAGAAACATCCGCGCAGCCGGGTGAAAACTCCAGGCGTTGGGCCAGTGTTTAGGTGGCACAACGCCTTAGTTTTACCGTAG
- a CDS encoding ThiF family adenylyltransferase, producing MKNLDIARYRRQIMLGEIGQTGQQSLIDANVAVIGAGGLGSPALLYLAGAGIGHIHIIDDDVVDLSNLHRQVIHTTAGVGSSKAESAREAMLALNPSVAVTISTQRLDWSNALSELSGFDVVLDGSDNFDTRHLASWAAATLGIPHVWASILGFDAQLSVFHAGHGPIYEDLFPTPPPPGSVPSCSQAGVLGPVVGILGSAMAMEALKIITGVGTPLIGKLGYYSSLEGTWEYIPVVGSPSVLDKVLAVAGSSGPSASAEELDVPRVSSLPEGVSLIDVREATEFAAYSIPGAHNVPLSAIRSGAVPPAVSAGKPVIIYCAAGVRSAQAITILEAAGYTGMSSLDGGIEAWLDGLR from the coding sequence ATGAAAAACCTCGACATCGCCCGCTACCGCCGCCAAATCATGCTCGGCGAAATCGGCCAGACCGGCCAACAATCGCTTATCGACGCCAACGTCGCCGTCATCGGTGCCGGCGGCCTCGGCTCACCCGCCCTCCTTTACCTAGCCGGTGCTGGCATCGGCCACATTCACATCATCGACGATGACGTAGTCGATCTCTCTAACCTCCACCGCCAAGTCATCCACACCACCGCTGGCGTGGGTTCGTCCAAGGCAGAGTCCGCCCGCGAGGCCATGCTGGCATTGAATCCTTCTGTGGCTGTGACGATTTCTACGCAACGATTAGACTGGTCAAACGCACTGTCTGAACTCTCCGGATTCGACGTCGTGCTGGATGGCTCCGATAATTTCGACACCCGACACCTCGCCTCCTGGGCAGCAGCCACCTTAGGAATTCCCCATGTCTGGGCCTCCATCCTCGGCTTCGATGCCCAACTTTCCGTCTTCCACGCAGGCCACGGCCCCATCTACGAAGACCTCTTCCCCACCCCACCACCTCCTGGATCCGTCCCATCCTGTTCTCAAGCAGGAGTTTTAGGACCAGTCGTCGGAATTCTTGGCTCCGCAATGGCCATGGAAGCACTAAAAATCATCACCGGCGTAGGCACCCCTCTAATCGGAAAGCTCGGCTACTATTCCTCCCTCGAAGGCACCTGGGAATATATTCCAGTGGTTGGATCGCCTTCTGTTTTGGATAAGGTACTGGCTGTTGCGGGTTCTTCTGGTCCTTCGGCTTCAGCTGAGGAGCTTGATGTTCCTCGGGTATCTTCCTTGCCTGAAGGTGTGTCTCTGATTGATGTCCGCGAAGCAACTGAATTCGCCGCATATTCCATTCCCGGCGCACACAATGTCCCGCTTTCTGCGATTAGATCAGGCGCTGTTCCCCCTGCAGTTTCCGCAGGTAAACCAGTCATTATCTACTGCGCAGCTGGTGTCCGATCTGCTCAAGCCATCACCATTTTAGAAGCAGCTGGCTACACCGGCATGAGCAGTCTTGATGGTGGAATCGAAGCTTGGTTAGACGGTCTACGGTAA
- a CDS encoding molybdenum cofactor biosynthesis protein MoaE translates to MNTDPAYVAAQTGKLIDAFLTTEPLEPLLATAKKDVLTEAMGALVTFEGIVRDHDGGSRVSSLDYTAHPTAPQVIRTIALGIVAKHPRTRLWTAHRTGPLKIGEAAFLVIAASAHRGDAFAACSELADTVKAQVPIWKEQTLLDGSIDWVGL, encoded by the coding sequence ATGAACACTGATCCCGCATACGTCGCCGCACAAACCGGCAAGCTTATCGACGCCTTCCTCACCACCGAGCCACTCGAACCGCTGCTTGCGACCGCCAAAAAAGACGTGCTCACCGAAGCAATGGGCGCGCTGGTCACCTTCGAAGGCATCGTCCGCGACCACGACGGTGGCTCGCGAGTGAGCTCGCTGGATTACACCGCGCACCCCACCGCACCGCAGGTCATCCGCACTATTGCTTTGGGGATTGTGGCAAAACACCCGCGCACCCGCCTCTGGACCGCGCACCGCACCGGGCCCCTAAAAATCGGCGAGGCAGCTTTCCTCGTCATCGCCGCCTCCGCCCACCGCGGCGACGCCTTCGCCGCCTGCTCCGAACTCGCCGACACCGTCAAAGCCCAGGTCCCCATCTGGAAAGAGCAAACGCTTCTCGACGGCTCCATCGACTGGGTCGGCCTATGA
- a CDS encoding MogA/MoaB family molybdenum cofactor biosynthesis protein, which translates to MTALVIVASTRAAAGVYKDRSGPILVAWLRSKGFDTPDAVIVADADLPAYLDELKYPQVVLISGGTGLTPDDITVDTLLPRLNKEIPGIAHAFWNYSMQAVPTTVLSRTVAGIIGRTFIMALPGSTGAARDAVAVLDPLIDHITGTLQGNHEH; encoded by the coding sequence ATGACCGCTTTGGTGATCGTCGCATCCACGCGCGCGGCAGCCGGTGTCTATAAAGATCGCTCCGGCCCCATCCTTGTCGCGTGGTTGCGCTCGAAAGGTTTTGATACACCCGATGCTGTCATTGTCGCTGACGCAGACCTGCCCGCATACCTAGACGAGTTGAAATATCCGCAGGTTGTGCTCATCTCCGGCGGCACGGGACTGACTCCCGATGACATCACGGTAGATACTTTGCTGCCGCGATTGAATAAGGAAATCCCTGGCATCGCGCACGCTTTTTGGAATTACAGCATGCAGGCTGTGCCTACGACTGTGCTTTCCCGCACTGTTGCCGGCATCATCGGCCGCACATTCATCATGGCACTGCCCGGTTCCACAGGTGCCGCGCGCGATGCCGTCGCTGTCCTCGACCCCCTCATTGATCACATCACTGGAACTCTGCAAGGAAACCATGAACACTGA
- the moaC gene encoding cyclic pyranopterin monophosphate synthase MoaC, whose product MSELTHVREDGSAHMVDVTGKNETSRTAVAEGFVKMRGDVVKLLFSAGLPKGDALPVARIAGIMGAKKTPEIIPLCHPLPLGKITVDFEELENGVRIEASVKTRGVTGVEMEALTAVSTAALTVYDMIKAVDKMAVIDGIRVLEKTGGKSGDWAVQ is encoded by the coding sequence ATGAGCGAGCTCACCCACGTTCGAGAAGACGGTTCCGCACATATGGTGGATGTGACGGGCAAAAATGAAACGTCGAGAACTGCTGTTGCCGAAGGGTTTGTGAAGATGAGGGGGGACGTCGTCAAGCTGCTATTTAGTGCTGGTCTGCCTAAAGGCGACGCGCTGCCTGTAGCGCGGATTGCGGGGATTATGGGGGCGAAGAAGACGCCGGAGATTATTCCGCTGTGCCACCCGCTGCCGCTCGGCAAAATTACGGTGGATTTTGAGGAGCTTGAGAATGGTGTGCGCATTGAGGCGTCTGTGAAAACGCGTGGGGTGACTGGCGTGGAAATGGAGGCGCTGACTGCGGTGAGCACCGCTGCGCTGACGGTGTACGACATGATCAAGGCCGTGGATAAAATGGCCGTGATTGATGGCATTCGCGTGCTGGAAAAAACTGGTGGTAAATCTGGTGACTGGGCTGTGCAATGA
- a CDS encoding molybdopterin molybdotransferase MoeA has protein sequence MSRSPEQHLAEISALLPPQKSTFVNLREALGRRTFSAVTAQWDSPRFDNSQMDGFALGPSHLNGGTFAVGPTIPAGHDPDQWYPRGIEKDIAPIMTGARLPKNTAAIIPVEKTTPGNFDAPQVKIPATPPGQFLRLQGSDITAGDEIIPAGTELNSVHSGVLASQSIKSIEVAAKPRVLIITGGSEISEQHGPATIPDANGPLLRSLCARNNIEVIAGLHTNDDPERLRFELDNAIDQYQPDAIITSGGISHGKFEVFRQILEDSPNSWFGHVDQQPGGPQGISTFAETPVISLPGNPISTLVSFTLFVAPALNREPLRHLDAHITAPVQGLQDNREQFLRGTINYANGKVLATPLLGTSSHLLVQAATANCLIRIPARTTVEENDIVKIYPFN, from the coding sequence ATGTCTCGTTCGCCGGAGCAACATTTGGCAGAAATTTCAGCGCTGCTTCCCCCACAAAAGTCCACGTTCGTGAATCTGCGCGAAGCGTTGGGACGCCGCACGTTTTCAGCGGTCACTGCGCAGTGGGATTCGCCACGTTTTGATAATTCCCAAATGGATGGCTTCGCGCTTGGCCCCTCACATCTTAACGGTGGCACCTTCGCAGTCGGTCCAACCATTCCCGCTGGTCATGATCCTGATCAGTGGTACCCACGAGGCATCGAAAAAGACATCGCGCCGATTATGACGGGTGCGCGCCTTCCTAAAAACACCGCCGCGATCATTCCTGTGGAGAAAACCACACCGGGAAATTTCGACGCCCCACAGGTAAAAATTCCCGCCACCCCACCGGGGCAGTTCCTCCGCCTGCAGGGTTCGGATATTACTGCCGGCGACGAGATCATTCCAGCAGGTACGGAGCTTAACTCGGTGCACAGCGGGGTGTTGGCTAGTCAGTCGATCAAGAGCATTGAAGTCGCAGCAAAGCCACGTGTCCTCATCATCACCGGCGGGTCTGAAATTTCAGAACAGCACGGCCCCGCCACGATCCCCGACGCCAACGGCCCTCTGCTTCGTTCCCTGTGCGCCCGCAACAACATCGAGGTCATCGCAGGACTACACACCAACGACGATCCGGAACGACTCCGCTTTGAACTGGACAACGCCATTGACCAGTACCAACCAGATGCCATCATCACCTCTGGCGGTATCAGCCACGGAAAATTTGAGGTGTTCAGGCAGATCCTCGAAGACTCCCCGAACTCCTGGTTTGGGCATGTCGATCAGCAACCTGGCGGCCCACAAGGCATCTCCACTTTTGCTGAAACTCCTGTCATTTCACTTCCCGGAAATCCGATTTCCACTTTGGTGAGTTTCACACTTTTCGTCGCGCCAGCGCTCAACCGCGAGCCGCTCCGCCACCTCGATGCCCACATCACCGCCCCGGTCCAGGGCTTGCAAGACAACCGGGAACAATTCCTTCGCGGAACCATCAATTATGCCAACGGCAAGGTCCTCGCCACGCCTCTCCTCGGCACCAGTTCCCACCTGCTGGTTCAAGCTGCCACAGCCAACTGTCTGATCAGGATCCCGGCGCGGACTACGGTGGAGGAAAACGACATCGTTAAGATCTACCCATTCAACTAA
- a CDS encoding ABC transporter permease translates to MVLAQTKAPKTKTRRSENHILPGWLLIPATLAMLLIIGPIFALLLQIPWDRSWELLTAPEALETARLSIGTALFSTALCAIMGFPLALALHLYERSHPRVTSVLTVLVYAPLVLSPVVSGLALTFLWGRRGLLGSWFDQVGLPIAFTTTAVVFAQVFVALPFFISTVTTALRGIPKQFEEIAATEGATRWEIMHKMIIPLAMPGIFTGMILGFARALGEYGATLTFAGNIAGVTRTIPLHIELGLSSNDMDKALGAVIMLLAVYVLIIGAIGALRLFSKVRKV, encoded by the coding sequence ATGGTTTTGGCACAAACTAAAGCACCAAAAACAAAGACGCGTCGAAGCGAGAATCATATCCTCCCAGGGTGGCTGCTCATCCCGGCCACCCTGGCGATGCTGCTGATCATTGGACCTATTTTTGCTTTGCTGTTGCAGATCCCATGGGATAGGTCATGGGAGTTGCTTACAGCGCCGGAAGCTTTAGAAACCGCACGGTTATCTATCGGAACTGCTCTGTTTTCTACCGCACTGTGCGCAATTATGGGTTTCCCGCTGGCGTTGGCGCTGCATTTATATGAGCGTTCGCACCCCAGGGTGACATCTGTTTTGACGGTGCTGGTTTATGCTCCTTTGGTGTTGTCGCCGGTGGTGTCTGGTTTGGCGCTGACTTTTTTGTGGGGCAGGCGTGGTCTTTTAGGTTCTTGGTTTGATCAGGTTGGATTGCCGATTGCTTTTACCACCACGGCTGTGGTGTTTGCCCAGGTGTTTGTGGCCTTGCCGTTTTTCATTTCCACTGTGACTACTGCACTGCGTGGCATTCCAAAGCAGTTTGAGGAAATCGCAGCTACTGAAGGCGCAACCCGCTGGGAGATCATGCACAAGATGATCATTCCGCTGGCCATGCCTGGAATTTTCACCGGCATGATTTTGGGATTCGCCAGGGCGTTGGGCGAGTATGGTGCGACACTGACTTTTGCTGGAAATATTGCAGGTGTTACCCGCACCATTCCGTTGCATATTGAGCTTGGTTTGAGTTCCAATGACATGGATAAAGCCTTGGGAGCGGTGATTATGCTTTTGGCTGTCTATGTCCTCATCATTGGAGCCATCGGAGCGTTACGATTGTTTTCCAAGGTGAGAAAGGTTTAA
- the modA gene encoding molybdate ABC transporter substrate-binding protein has product MNKSIRRALYSFITISAGISLVACSSSDTASTTTQNASATEAAGVSGTASVFAAASLTNVAEDLAAAFNEDNPDAKLEFNFAGSSALVRQISEGAPSDLFISADIANMDDALALPEFAGATSKVIATNKLVLVTADGNPGEISELADVKDSLVAICAPEVPCGTITHEALDYADIELNTSSEEANVADVATKISTGAVDAGFVYQTDAQSLAKTQDNTVIELEGIDANEYPMALTTSGEDNEVAKAFAEFLSSDRAKEILASYGFGTN; this is encoded by the coding sequence ATGAACAAAAGTATCCGTCGAGCTCTCTACAGTTTCATCACTATTTCGGCGGGTATCTCACTCGTAGCGTGCTCTTCTTCAGACACCGCAAGCACTACCACCCAGAATGCCTCTGCTACCGAAGCAGCTGGGGTTTCCGGAACTGCTAGCGTTTTCGCTGCGGCATCTTTGACCAACGTTGCTGAGGATCTCGCGGCTGCGTTCAACGAAGACAATCCTGATGCAAAGTTGGAGTTTAACTTCGCTGGTTCTTCCGCGCTGGTTCGCCAGATCAGCGAAGGCGCACCATCTGATCTGTTCATTTCTGCGGACATCGCCAACATGGACGATGCGCTGGCACTTCCAGAATTTGCCGGCGCAACCTCGAAGGTCATCGCTACCAACAAGCTGGTGCTGGTCACCGCAGACGGCAACCCCGGCGAAATTTCAGAGCTTGCCGACGTCAAGGACTCCCTCGTTGCTATCTGCGCTCCTGAAGTTCCATGTGGAACCATCACCCACGAGGCTTTGGACTACGCAGACATCGAGTTGAACACCAGCTCTGAGGAAGCCAATGTTGCTGATGTCGCCACGAAGATTTCCACCGGTGCAGTTGATGCGGGCTTTGTTTACCAAACCGATGCTCAGTCTTTGGCTAAAACTCAGGACAACACTGTCATTGAACTCGAAGGTATCGACGCCAACGAATACCCAATGGCATTGACCACCTCCGGTGAAGACAATGAGGTAGCGAAGGCTTTCGCAGAGTTCCTCAGCAGCGATCGTGCCAAGGAGATCCTTGCCAGCTATGGTTTTGGCACAAACTAA
- a CDS encoding MoaD/ThiS family protein, translating into MDIHYFAAARAARGVAQETVAPSELTLSDLLKQLGEQHTETTAAGMTLAQVFDRCTFLIDGRSADSSASLSGASRVDVLPPFAGG; encoded by the coding sequence ATGGACATTCATTATTTTGCGGCAGCTCGGGCAGCTCGTGGGGTGGCGCAGGAAACTGTGGCACCAAGTGAACTTACACTCAGCGATCTGCTGAAACAGCTCGGTGAGCAGCACACTGAAACCACCGCAGCGGGCATGACGTTGGCGCAGGTGTTTGATCGCTGCACCTTCCTTATCGATGGCCGTTCGGCTGATTCTTCCGCCTCGCTCAGCGGGGCATCACGAGTGGATGTGCTCCCTCCTTTTGCAGGCGGCTAG
- a CDS encoding ABC transporter ATP-binding protein has product MADLSIDHVSRFFGDATALNDVSLTVPSGSITAIIGPSGSGKTTLLRLLAGLDSPDEGTVSIGNKIAKLGDTALCFQDSPLYPHLNVRENVAFPLKLKATNTADEVVKKRVSDVLEMLEIAPLARRKITELSGGQKQRVGIARALVRDVEVYLFDEPMAHLDQALARDIVADLRKIQQSLGLTFVYVTHSKSEAFALADQIVVLVDGQVAQVGEAEELVEKPKTLEIAEFLSPTELNVRRRGDAVEAWRPEDAQLTRGGTATVEAVTYLGREWLVQTTEGHAVSEEKFDVGESVTLTQKKVFSF; this is encoded by the coding sequence ATGGCGGATCTGAGCATTGACCACGTATCAAGGTTTTTCGGTGATGCCACCGCCTTGAACGATGTGTCATTGACCGTCCCCTCAGGCTCCATCACCGCCATCATCGGGCCGTCCGGTAGCGGTAAAACCACGTTACTGCGTTTGCTGGCAGGCCTTGATTCACCCGATGAAGGCACCGTGAGCATTGGGAATAAGATCGCCAAGCTGGGTGACACTGCGCTGTGTTTCCAGGATTCGCCTTTGTATCCGCACCTTAATGTGAGGGAAAACGTGGCATTTCCGCTCAAGCTCAAAGCCACCAATACTGCAGATGAGGTGGTGAAAAAGCGGGTGAGTGATGTTTTGGAGATGCTCGAAATTGCTCCCCTCGCCCGCCGGAAAATTACCGAGCTCTCCGGCGGGCAAAAACAGCGCGTCGGCATTGCTCGAGCACTGGTCAGAGACGTAGAGGTTTACCTTTTCGACGAACCGATGGCCCACCTCGACCAAGCCTTAGCCCGCGATATTGTGGCCGATCTGCGCAAAATTCAACAATCGTTGGGACTGACGTTTGTATACGTCACCCACAGCAAATCCGAGGCATTCGCGCTCGCCGACCAAATTGTCGTGCTGGTAGATGGCCAAGTCGCGCAGGTTGGTGAGGCGGAGGAGCTCGTCGAAAAGCCAAAAACCCTAGAAATAGCCGAGTTCCTCTCCCCCACCGAGCTCAATGTGCGCCGGCGTGGGGACGCCGTGGAGGCATGGCGACCCGAAGACGCCCAGCTCACCCGCGGTGGCACTGCGACCGTGGAAGCCGTGACGTATTTGGGCCGCGAGTGGCTTGTGCAAACCACCGAGGGGCACGCCGTGTCGGAGGAAAAATTCGACGTCGGCGAAAGCGTCACGCTAACCCAGAAGAAGGTGTTTAGTTTCTAG
- a CDS encoding phage holin family protein gives MLGSLWRFAVRTAAGAVALWVVIKLIDGISLSFPTTPLYQDGQHDNLLTFLAVAAIIVVLNATVKPVLKLLGLPLTIITLGLFSLVINAVIMLLAEYVSDLIGFGLHIETFGAAFWGAIVLALVNWVLGPITGLLGAKKD, from the coding sequence ATGCTGGGTAGTCTTTGGCGTTTTGCGGTGCGCACCGCAGCAGGCGCGGTGGCGTTGTGGGTGGTTATTAAGCTTATCGACGGCATCTCCCTGAGTTTTCCCACCACACCTCTCTATCAGGACGGTCAGCATGACAATCTGCTGACATTCCTGGCGGTGGCAGCAATCATTGTCGTGTTGAATGCCACGGTGAAACCCGTCTTGAAGCTGCTTGGTTTGCCGTTGACAATCATCACCTTGGGTCTGTTCTCCCTGGTCATCAACGCGGTAATCATGCTGCTGGCGGAGTATGTGTCAGATTTGATCGGTTTCGGTCTACACATTGAAACCTTCGGTGCGGCCTTCTGGGGTGCGATTGTGCTGGCGTTAGTGAACTGGGTTCTTGGCCCCATTACCGGCCTCCTCGGTGCAAAAAAGGACTAA